In a single window of the Ancylobacter polymorphus genome:
- a CDS encoding ArsR/SmtB family transcription factor, with protein MSASPLGFALLLDGLKAAGEDTRLRLLALIGEGELTVSELTEILGQSQPRISRHLKLLAEAGLVERFREASWVFYRRAVDAPGAALTDALLELMAPDDEVLRRDRERLEAVRAARAAHAQAYFRAHAHEWDAIRRLHVPEAQVEAAIRQALAGGRIGSLLDLGTGTGRILELFAGEMERGVGIDLSAEMLAVARANLDRAGVRNATVRQGDIYSLALPRDAFDVVIVHQVLHFLEDAPRAIKEAARVLRPGGRLLVVDFDPHDLEFLREQHAHRRLGFAPEIMESWLAQAGLVPQSHRLLAPKDHATSGEGRLTVSLWLARDPRLARADAQHNKEVA; from the coding sequence TTGTCCGCTTCCCCTCTCGGTTTCGCGTTGCTGCTCGACGGCCTCAAGGCGGCCGGCGAGGACACGCGGCTGCGCCTGCTGGCGCTGATCGGCGAGGGCGAACTGACCGTTTCCGAGCTTACCGAGATTCTGGGCCAGTCGCAGCCGCGAATCTCGCGCCATCTCAAGCTGCTGGCCGAGGCCGGGCTTGTCGAGCGCTTCCGCGAGGCGAGCTGGGTGTTCTACCGTCGCGCCGTCGACGCGCCCGGCGCCGCGCTCACCGATGCGTTGCTGGAACTCATGGCGCCCGATGACGAGGTGCTGCGGCGCGACCGCGAACGGCTGGAGGCGGTGCGCGCCGCCCGTGCCGCCCATGCGCAGGCCTATTTCCGCGCCCATGCGCATGAATGGGACGCCATCCGCCGGCTGCACGTGCCGGAGGCGCAGGTGGAAGCCGCCATCCGGCAGGCGCTGGCCGGCGGGCGCATCGGTAGCCTGCTCGATCTCGGCACCGGCACCGGGCGCATTCTCGAACTGTTCGCGGGCGAGATGGAGCGCGGCGTCGGCATCGACCTCTCCGCCGAAATGCTGGCGGTCGCGCGCGCCAATCTCGACCGCGCCGGCGTGCGCAACGCTACGGTGCGGCAGGGCGACATTTACAGCCTCGCTCTGCCGCGCGACGCCTTCGATGTGGTGATCGTGCATCAGGTGCTGCATTTCCTTGAAGACGCGCCGCGCGCCATAAAGGAAGCGGCGCGGGTGCTGCGCCCCGGCGGACGGCTGCTCGTGGTCGATTTCGACCCGCACGACCTCGAATTCCTGCGCGAGCAGCACGCCCATCGCCGGCTCGGCTTCGCGCCGGAGATCATGGAAAGCTGGCTCGCCCAGGCCGGCCTCGTGCCGCAATCCCATCGCCTGCTCGCCCCCAAGGACCATGCAACGTCCGGGGAGGGCCGGCTCACCGTGTCGCTCTGGCTCGCCCGCGATCCGCGTTTGGCGCGGGCGGACGCCCAACACAACAAGGAGGTCGCCTGA
- the metF gene encoding methylenetetrahydrofolate reductase [NAD(P)H] produces the protein MSSDVERRSRRAGGRPISVSFEFFPPKTAEMETTLWNSITRLAPLAPKFVSVTYGAGGSTRERTHATVERIVKETRLAPAAHLTCVSATKGEVDEVVRGYWDAGVRHIVALRGDPPGGVGHHYEPHPDGYRTTAELVAGIRRIANFEVSVSAYPEKHPESPSLDTDLDILAAKVEAGATRAITQCFFDNDLYFAYLDKVRARGIDVPIVPGILPVSNFKQAKNFSEKTGTFMPDWLAARFEGLDNDPETRKLIAAAVAAEQVFDLVDRGVTEFHFYTLNRADLVYAVCHLLGIRPPQEVNGAGDGKGQAAA, from the coding sequence ATGTCGTCGGATGTCGAGCGCCGCAGCCGCCGCGCCGGCGGGCGGCCCATTTCGGTGTCGTTCGAGTTTTTCCCGCCCAAGACGGCCGAGATGGAGACCACGCTGTGGAACTCCATCACCCGGCTGGCGCCGCTGGCGCCGAAATTCGTCTCGGTGACCTATGGCGCCGGCGGCTCCACCCGCGAGCGCACCCACGCCACGGTGGAGCGCATCGTCAAGGAAACCCGCCTCGCGCCGGCGGCGCATCTCACCTGCGTCTCCGCCACCAAGGGCGAGGTGGACGAGGTGGTGCGCGGCTATTGGGACGCCGGCGTGCGCCACATCGTGGCGCTGCGCGGCGATCCGCCGGGCGGGGTCGGCCATCATTATGAACCGCACCCGGACGGCTACCGCACCACGGCGGAACTGGTTGCCGGCATTCGCCGCATCGCCAATTTCGAAGTGTCGGTCTCTGCCTATCCGGAAAAGCACCCGGAGAGCCCCTCGCTCGACACCGATCTCGACATTCTCGCCGCCAAGGTGGAGGCCGGGGCAACCCGGGCCATCACCCAGTGCTTCTTCGACAATGACCTCTACTTCGCCTATCTCGACAAGGTGCGGGCGCGCGGCATCGATGTGCCGATCGTGCCGGGCATCCTCCCCGTCTCGAACTTCAAGCAGGCGAAGAACTTCTCGGAGAAGACCGGCACCTTCATGCCGGACTGGCTGGCCGCCCGCTTCGAGGGGCTCGACAACGATCCCGAGACCCGCAAGCTGATCGCCGCCGCGGTCGCGGCCGAGCAGGTGTTCGATCTCGTGGATCGCGGCGTCACCGAGTTCCATTTCTACACGCTCAACCGCGCCGATCTCGTCTACGCCGTGTGTCACCTCCTGGGCATCCGCCCGCCGCAGGAGGTCAATGGCGCCGGCGACGGCAAGGGCCAGGCGGCGGCATGA
- a CDS encoding DUF559 domain-containing protein: MTGSPRNSTQRSPRPRSVKIRFERPAQWTPLNLAPWGRGRRAATGDRCIVDFLCVDAQRLNELDGGQHGATDGARTRAIEAYDYRVIRFWNNDVLMNIDGVLVRNLEALRAAAPHPNPLPPGRGSRRLVES; the protein is encoded by the coding sequence TTGACGGGCTCGCCCAGAAACTCGACGCAGCGATCGCCGAGGCCAAGAAGCGTCAAGATACGTTTCGAAAGGCCCGCGCAATGGACGCCACTTAACCTCGCCCCGTGGGGGAGAGGTCGGCGCGCAGCGACGGGTGATCGATGCATCGTCGATTTCCTTTGCGTCGATGCGCAACGGCTAAACGAACTCGACGGCGGCCAACATGGGGCGACCGACGGAGCAAGGACGCGGGCAATCGAAGCCTATGACTATCGGGTCATCCGTTTCTGGAATAACGACGTGCTGATGAACATTGATGGGGTTCTTGTGCGCAATCTCGAAGCCTTGCGCGCCGCAGCCCCTCACCCCAACCCTCTCCCGCCGGGGAGAGGGAGTAGAAGGCTGGTCGAAAGCTGA
- a CDS encoding DUF559 domain-containing protein produces the protein MNGRIERARRLRRDQTDAEALLWSRLRDRRLDGWKFRRQAPVDRYIR, from the coding sequence ATGAACGGTCGGATCGAGCGGGCGCGGCGGCTGAGACGCGATCAGACGGATGCCGAAGCTCTCCTCTGGTCGCGGTTGCGCGACCGCCGCCTCGACGGATGGAAGTTTCGCCGACAGGCGCCGGTTGATAGATACATTCGTTGA
- a CDS encoding endonuclease domain-containing protein — MIDTFVDFLCVDARLVIELDGGQHTATTDEARTRVIEACGYLVIRFWNNDVLTNMDGVLLTIVDAMRAGTPHPNPLPDRERE; from the coding sequence TTGATAGATACATTCGTTGATTTCCTCTGCGTCGACGCGAGGCTGGTAATCGAACTCGACGGTGGTCAGCATACGGCCACGACCGACGAGGCAAGGACGCGGGTGATCGAAGCCTGTGGCTATCTGGTTATCCGTTTCTGGAATAACGACGTGCTGACAAACATGGACGGTGTCCTGCTGACTATCGTTGACGCGATGCGCGCAGGTACCCCTCACCCCAACCCTCTCCCCGACAGGGAGAGGGAGTAG
- the metH gene encoding methionine synthase, translated as MANAPTLTSDTLDALHQAARERILVLDGAMGTMIQQLKLDEAGYRGERFKAWNRDLKGNNDLLNLTAPEAVRDIHLAYFMAGADIVETNTFSGTTIAMADYGMESLVYEINFEGAKLAKEAARLAHAKDGRRRFVAGAIGPTNRTASISPDVNDPGFRATSFDELATAYGEQAAALLDGGADLLLIETIFDTLNAKAAVFAIERLFEERGIRVPVMISGTITDLSGRTLSGQTPAAFWNSLRHAQPFSIGLNCALGAKEMRAHIDELSRLADTLVCAYPNAGLPNEFGLYDESPAAMAKLVGEFAASGLVNIVGGCCGTTPDHIRAIAEAVAPHAPRLVPEIVPMLRLSGLEPFELTPIIPFVNVGERTNVTGSARFRKLITNGDYTAALAVARDQVENGAQVIDINMDEGLLDSEKAMVTFLNLLAAEPDIARVPVMVDSSKWSVIEAGLKCIQGKGIVNSISMKEGEEAFRHHARLVRAYGAAVVVMAFDEKGQADTFERKIEICSRAYRILVDEVGFPPEDIIFDPNIFAVATGIEEHAGYGVAFIEATRAIRQQLPHAHISGGVSNLSFSFRGNEQVREAMHAVFLYHAIAAGMDMGIVNAGQLAPYSEIEPELREACEDVVLNRREDATERLLALAERFKGGGREKKEADLTWRTWAVEKRLEHALVNGITEFVEVDTEEARQSVARPLHVIEGPLMAGMNVVGDLFGSGKMFLPQVVKSARVMKQAVAYLMPFMEQEKIDNGTTGDSSAGKVLMATVKGDVHDIGKNIVGVVLQCNNYEVIDLGVMVPAAKILEVAKAEKVDVIGLSGLITPSLDEMVHVAAEMEREGFEVPLLIGGATTSRVHTAVKIAPQYVRGQAVYVTDASRAVGVVSNLLNDNTRTDYVASLRAEYAKVADAHAKSDRNKVRVKLADARANRLALDFASYTAPVPTFLGTKVFSDYDLAELVPYIDWTPFFQSWELAGHYPAILDDPKVGIAARALYDDARKMLDRIVTEKWLTARAVVGFWPAGAVGDDIVLFADDSRAQERATLHTLRQQMAKREGRTNLALADFIAPTSTGVPDYIGGFCVSTGFGEQERSDAFKAANDDYSSILLKALADRLAEAFAERMHERVRKEFWAYAPDEALENENLIQEAYRGIRPAPGYPAQPDHTEKAILFNLLDATSEIGVELTESFAMWPGAAVSGLYFAHPEAAYFGVGRIERDQVEDYAARKGMSVEEAERWLAPVLNYDPLSLRSQAAE; from the coding sequence ATGGCCAACGCCCCGACCTTGACCTCCGACACCCTCGACGCCCTGCATCAGGCCGCGCGCGAGCGCATCCTTGTGCTCGACGGCGCCATGGGCACGATGATCCAGCAATTGAAGCTGGACGAGGCCGGCTATCGCGGCGAGCGGTTCAAGGCGTGGAACCGCGACCTCAAGGGCAATAACGATCTGCTCAACCTCACCGCCCCCGAGGCGGTGCGCGACATTCACCTCGCCTATTTCATGGCGGGCGCCGACATCGTCGAGACCAACACCTTCTCCGGCACCACCATCGCCATGGCCGATTACGGCATGGAGAGCCTCGTCTACGAGATCAATTTCGAGGGCGCCAAGCTCGCCAAGGAGGCCGCCCGCCTCGCGCACGCGAAGGACGGCCGCCGCCGTTTTGTCGCCGGCGCCATCGGGCCGACCAACCGCACCGCCTCCATCTCGCCCGATGTGAACGATCCCGGCTTCCGCGCCACCTCCTTCGACGAACTGGCCACCGCCTATGGCGAGCAGGCCGCCGCGCTGCTGGATGGCGGGGCGGACCTCCTGCTGATCGAAACCATTTTCGACACGCTGAACGCCAAGGCGGCGGTGTTCGCCATCGAGCGGCTGTTCGAAGAACGCGGCATCCGCGTGCCGGTCATGATCTCCGGCACCATCACCGATCTCTCCGGCCGCACCCTATCGGGCCAGACCCCGGCGGCGTTCTGGAATTCGCTGCGCCACGCCCAGCCCTTCTCCATCGGCCTGAACTGCGCGCTCGGGGCCAAGGAGATGCGCGCCCATATCGACGAGCTCTCGCGCCTCGCCGACACGCTGGTCTGCGCCTATCCCAATGCCGGGCTGCCCAACGAATTCGGCCTCTATGATGAGAGCCCGGCGGCGATGGCGAAGCTGGTTGGCGAGTTCGCCGCTTCCGGCCTCGTCAACATCGTCGGCGGCTGCTGCGGCACGACGCCGGACCATATCCGCGCCATTGCCGAGGCGGTGGCCCCGCACGCGCCGCGGCTCGTCCCGGAAATTGTGCCGATGCTGCGGCTGTCGGGGCTGGAGCCGTTCGAACTCACCCCGATCATTCCCTTCGTCAATGTCGGCGAGCGCACCAACGTCACCGGCTCGGCCCGCTTCCGCAAGCTGATCACCAATGGCGACTACACCGCCGCGCTGGCGGTGGCGCGCGACCAGGTGGAGAACGGCGCGCAGGTTATCGACATCAACATGGATGAGGGCCTGCTCGATTCCGAGAAGGCCATGGTGACCTTCCTCAACCTGCTCGCCGCCGAGCCGGACATCGCCCGCGTGCCGGTCATGGTCGACAGCTCCAAATGGAGCGTCATCGAGGCCGGGCTGAAGTGCATTCAGGGCAAGGGCATCGTCAATTCCATCTCCATGAAGGAAGGCGAGGAGGCGTTCCGCCACCATGCCCGCCTCGTGCGCGCCTATGGTGCCGCCGTGGTGGTGATGGCCTTTGACGAGAAGGGGCAGGCCGACACGTTCGAGCGCAAGATCGAGATCTGCTCGCGCGCCTACCGCATTCTGGTGGATGAGGTCGGGTTCCCGCCTGAGGACATCATCTTCGATCCCAACATCTTCGCGGTGGCGACGGGCATCGAGGAACATGCGGGCTATGGCGTCGCCTTCATCGAGGCGACCCGCGCCATCCGCCAGCAGCTGCCGCACGCCCATATCTCCGGCGGCGTCTCGAACCTGTCCTTCTCCTTCCGCGGCAATGAGCAGGTGCGCGAGGCAATGCACGCCGTGTTCCTGTACCACGCCATCGCGGCGGGCATGGACATGGGCATCGTCAATGCCGGCCAGCTCGCGCCCTATTCCGAGATCGAACCGGAACTGCGCGAGGCCTGCGAGGACGTGGTGCTCAACCGCCGCGAGGACGCCACCGAGCGCCTTCTCGCGCTGGCCGAGCGCTTCAAGGGCGGCGGGCGCGAGAAGAAGGAAGCCGATCTCACCTGGCGGACCTGGGCCGTGGAGAAGCGGCTGGAACACGCGCTGGTCAACGGCATCACCGAATTCGTCGAGGTGGACACGGAAGAGGCGCGCCAGTCGGTCGCCCGGCCGCTGCATGTCATCGAAGGCCCGCTGATGGCCGGCATGAACGTGGTCGGCGACCTGTTCGGCTCCGGCAAGATGTTCCTGCCGCAGGTGGTGAAGTCCGCCCGGGTGATGAAACAGGCGGTGGCCTATCTCATGCCCTTCATGGAGCAGGAGAAGATCGACAACGGCACCACGGGGGATTCCTCCGCCGGCAAGGTGCTGATGGCCACCGTGAAGGGCGATGTGCACGACATCGGTAAGAACATCGTCGGCGTCGTGCTCCAGTGCAACAATTACGAGGTGATCGACCTCGGCGTCATGGTGCCGGCGGCGAAGATCCTTGAGGTCGCCAAGGCCGAGAAGGTGGACGTGATCGGCCTGTCCGGCCTAATCACCCCCTCGCTGGACGAGATGGTGCATGTCGCCGCCGAGATGGAGCGCGAAGGTTTCGAGGTGCCGCTGCTGATCGGCGGGGCGACGACCTCGCGCGTCCACACGGCGGTGAAGATCGCCCCGCAATATGTGCGCGGGCAGGCGGTCTACGTCACCGATGCCAGCCGCGCGGTGGGCGTGGTCTCCAATCTGCTGAACGACAACACCCGCACCGACTACGTCGCCAGCCTGCGCGCCGAATACGCCAAGGTCGCCGACGCGCATGCCAAGAGCGACCGCAACAAGGTGCGGGTGAAGCTGGCGGATGCCCGCGCCAACCGGCTGGCGCTGGACTTCGCCAGCTACACGGCCCCGGTGCCGACCTTCCTCGGCACAAAGGTGTTCAGCGATTACGATCTCGCCGAACTCGTGCCCTATATCGACTGGACGCCGTTCTTCCAGTCCTGGGAACTCGCCGGCCATTACCCCGCCATTCTCGACGACCCCAAGGTCGGCATCGCCGCGCGCGCGCTCTATGACGATGCGCGCAAGATGCTGGACAGAATCGTCACGGAGAAATGGCTCACCGCCCGCGCTGTGGTCGGCTTCTGGCCGGCGGGTGCGGTGGGCGACGACATCGTGCTGTTCGCGGATGACAGCCGGGCGCAGGAGCGCGCCACGCTGCACACGCTGCGCCAGCAGATGGCCAAGCGCGAGGGGCGCACCAATCTGGCGCTGGCCGATTTCATCGCCCCGACCTCGACCGGGGTGCCCGACTATATCGGCGGTTTCTGCGTTTCCACCGGCTTTGGCGAGCAGGAACGCTCCGACGCCTTCAAGGCGGCGAACGACGACTATTCCTCGATTCTTCTCAAGGCCTTGGCGGACCGTCTTGCCGAAGCGTTTGCGGAACGCATGCATGAGCGGGTGCGCAAGGAGTTTTGGGCCTATGCGCCGGATGAAGCGCTTGAGAATGAGAATCTGATTCAAGAGGCCTATCGCGGCATCCGCCCGGCGCCGGGCTATCCCGCGCAACCCGACCACACGGAAAAGGCGATTCTTTTCAACCTGCTCGACGCCACCTCTGAGATCGGAGTCGAGCTGACGGAAAGCTTCGCCATGTGGCCAGGTGCTGCGGTGTCGGGGCTGTATTTCGCCCATCCCGAAGCCGCCTATTTCGGCGTCGGCCGCATCGAGCGCGACCAGGTCGAGGATTATGCCGCGCGCAAGGGTATGAGCGTGGAGGAGGCCGAGCGCTGGCTGGCCCCGGTGCTCAATTATGACCCGCTCAGCCTGCGGTCGCAGGCGGCGGAGTAG
- a CDS encoding LssY C-terminal domain-containing protein — translation MSVLDGETRKVLMWALVALVIWAALAYVMLPRLWTHHEHQPGIKHMPMVTQTKQGIPGDPIDVGLVGTREDILHAMNAAGWLPADPITLKSSLAIVGSVLLRRPDPQAPVSPLYYDGRVEDLAFEKEVGRSADRRDHVRFWKVLDSGKEGAPVWLGSATYDKGVGLSHYTGAVTHHIGANVDAVRDLLIDDLKAAGMVRTVYQVTGLGPTLFGRNGGGDRYYTDGEVTFARLTTNGEKNPDPPTIVASPPGVGVKNAVWSAAASLLGVE, via the coding sequence GTGAGCGTGCTGGATGGCGAGACGCGCAAGGTGCTGATGTGGGCGCTGGTCGCGCTCGTCATCTGGGCCGCGCTCGCCTATGTGATGCTGCCGCGGCTGTGGACGCATCACGAGCACCAGCCCGGCATCAAGCACATGCCGATGGTGACGCAGACCAAGCAGGGCATTCCCGGCGACCCGATCGATGTCGGGCTGGTCGGCACGAGGGAGGATATCCTCCACGCCATGAACGCGGCCGGCTGGCTGCCGGCGGACCCGATCACGCTGAAATCGAGCCTCGCCATTGTCGGCTCGGTGCTGCTGCGCCGGCCGGATCCGCAGGCGCCGGTGAGCCCGCTCTACTATGATGGACGGGTGGAAGACCTCGCCTTCGAGAAGGAGGTCGGGCGCAGCGCCGACCGGCGCGACCATGTGCGCTTCTGGAAGGTGCTGGACAGCGGCAAGGAAGGCGCCCCGGTGTGGCTCGGCTCTGCCACCTATGACAAGGGCGTCGGCCTCAGCCATTACACCGGCGCGGTGACCCACCATATCGGCGCCAATGTCGATGCGGTGCGCGACCTGCTGATCGACGACCTCAAGGCCGCCGGCATGGTGCGCACGGTCTATCAGGTCACCGGTCTCGGCCCCACGCTGTTCGGGCGCAATGGCGGTGGCGACCGCTACTATACCGATGGCGAGGTCACCTTCGCCCGGCTGACCACCAATGGCGAGAAGAACCCCGACCCGCCCACCATCGTCGCCTCGCCCCCCGGCGTGGGGGTGAAGAACGCGGTGTGGAGCGCGGCGGCGTCGCTGCTCGGGGTTGAGTGA